A region of Chiloscyllium plagiosum isolate BGI_BamShark_2017 chromosome 37, ASM401019v2, whole genome shotgun sequence DNA encodes the following proteins:
- the LOC122541268 gene encoding beta-2-microglobulin-like, with translation MMLKLITLAVIVALCYGGSSPNVQVYTYKPIKEGEPNVLLCHAKDFSPPNIKMELLENGVVIPNANHSDLSFESDWSFKLTLHAAFTPQSRNKYSCRVNHNDKSKEIQLDTY, from the exons ATGATGCTGAAGCTGATCACTCTGGCCGTGATCGTGGCGCTGTGCTATGGCG GTTCTTCTCCGAATGTACAGGTGTATACCTACAAACCGATAAAGGAGGGCGAACCCAACGTGCTGCTCTGTCATGCCAAAGATTTCAGCCCCCCCAACATCAAGATGGAGCTGCTGGAAAATGGAGTAGTCATTCCCAATGCCAATCATTCTGACCTGTCCTTTGAGTCAGATTGGAGTTTCAAACTCACTCTTCATGCAGCCTTCACCCCCCAGAGCAGGAACAAGTACTCCTGTAGGGTTAACCACAATGACAAGTCAAAAGAGATTCAGCTTG ATACCTACTAG
- the LOC122541191 gene encoding proline-rich proteoglycan 2-like, producing the protein MARNLVSPVAPRLVSPAAPRLLSGSETGQPSDPQTGQPSGSETGQTGGPQTGQPSIPHTGQPSGSETSEPSVPQTGQPSSPQVVQPSGSETGQPSGPETGQLSGPQVGQPSGPQVGQPSGPQVGQPSRPQVGQPSGPQTGQPSGPQVGQPSTLQTGQTSGPETGQPSVPKVGQPSTLQTGQTSGPETGQPSGPQVGQPSGPLAGQPSGPQVGQPSSPQVGQPSGPQTGQPSSPQVGQPSTLQTGQPSGSETGQPSGPLVGQPSTLQTGQPSGPQVGQPSGPQVGQPSGPLAGQPSSPQVGQPSGPQVGQPSGRTVTISVSDHTLTVETGQ; encoded by the exons ATGGCCAGGAATCTAGTCAGCCCAGTGGCCCCCAGACTGGTCAGCCCAGCGGCCCCTAGACTG CTCAGCGGCTCCGAGACTGGTCAGCCCAGTGACCCCCAGACTGGTCAGCCCAGCGGCTCCGAGACTGGTCAGACCGGTGGCCCCCAGACTGGTCAGCCCAGCATCCCCCACACTGGTCAGCCCAGCGGCTCCGAGACTAGTGAGCCCAGCGTCCCCCAGACTGGTCAGCCCAGCAGCCCCCAGGTTGTTCAGCCCAGTGGCTCCGAGACTGGTCAGCCCAGCGGCCCCGAGACTGGTCAGCTCAGCGGCCCCCAGGTTGGTCAGCCCAGTGGCCCCCAGGTTGGTCAGCCCAGTGGCCCCCAGGTTGGTCAGCCCAGCAGACCCCAGGTTGGTCAGCCCAGTGGCCCCCAGACTGGTCAGCCCAGCGGTCCCCAAGTTGGTCAGCCCAGCACCCTCCAGACTGGTCAGACCAGTGGCCCCGAGACTGGTCAGCCCAGCGTCCCCAAAGTTGGTCAGCCCAGCACCCTCCAGACTGGTCAGACCAGTGGCCCCGAGACTGGTCAGCCCAGTGGCCCCCAAGTTGGTCAGCCCAGCGGCCCCCTGGCTGGTCAGCCCAGCGGCCCCCAGGTTGGTCAGCCCAGCAGCCCCCAGGTTGGTCAGCCCAGTGGCCCCCAGACTGGTCAGCCCAGCAGTCCCCAAGTTGGTCAGCCCAGCACCCTCCAGACTGGTCAGCCCAGCGGCTCCGAGACTGGTCAGCCCAGCGGTCCCCTGGTTGGTCAGCCCAGCACCCTCCAGACTGGTCAGCCCAGTGGCCCCCAGGTTGGTCAGCCCAGCGGCCCCCAGGTTGGTCAGCCCAGCGGCCCCCTGGCTGGTCAGCCCAGTAGCCCCCAGGTTGGTCAGCCCAGCGGCCCCCAGGTTGGTCAGCCCAGCGGCAGGACAGTGACGATCAGTGTCAGTGATCACACATTAACGGTAGAGACGGGACAGTGA